In Oryzihumus leptocrescens, the following are encoded in one genomic region:
- a CDS encoding CocE/NonD family hydrolase encodes MRRPSLKALAATATAATATAAAAMLGTTALGLAPAALAAPPPSAATTALDQVDTYTGLHFTVPAGTDDQGRPQTCVIDADLYKPHHADAAHPVPAILTTNGFGGSKADQAGLGRAFAQRGYAVLSYTGLGFPDSGCKISLDDPGVDGVAASHLVTFLGGGGSAAYDSSDLAGTSGGAGTLAVDFTKLDDPATHDPRLGMIGGSYGGQIQFATAATDPRVDTLVPLITWNDLRYSLAPNNTAFTTGVTYADQTPGTEKVGWTGLFFGVGIADGIQGAAIDPARNVGCPNFVQEACLAKATLDTAGYPTTDTFRLTDRVSVGHYLDKVHIPVFLIQGENDTLFNLQEAVATYRGLKARKVPVTMAWQSWGHSGGAHGSSGAAPGELDLSGQQIEGTYLGQRIKDWFDHYLKGSAVGTGPEFAYFRDWVSYTGNAAPAYASASSYPVGSPKAWYLSGSGDLVSSRAAVAPGSVSWTNPGAGAFGSYSEVSGLEGQVPAGTLPPGTTAPFDTPGTFGAWTSAPLTTPATVVGVPTLDVRFSAPTVAATQSAGPAGQLQVFAKLYDVAPDGSKTLVNKLISPVRVGDVTRSVHIELPGIVHRVETGHRLQLVLAGSDAAYKNAYAVQPVTVTADPQAPAVLRIPLVG; translated from the coding sequence ATGCGCCGCCCATCCCTGAAGGCCCTGGCCGCCACGGCCACTGCCGCCACGGCCACTGCCGCCGCGGCCATGCTCGGCACGACGGCACTGGGCCTGGCCCCCGCGGCCCTCGCGGCTCCCCCGCCGTCGGCCGCCACCACCGCGCTCGACCAGGTCGACACCTACACCGGGCTGCACTTCACCGTCCCGGCCGGCACCGACGACCAGGGCCGCCCGCAGACCTGCGTCATCGACGCCGACCTCTACAAGCCGCACCATGCCGACGCCGCTCACCCGGTGCCGGCGATCCTGACCACCAACGGCTTCGGCGGGTCCAAGGCCGACCAGGCCGGGCTCGGCCGGGCCTTCGCCCAGCGCGGGTATGCCGTGCTGTCCTACACCGGCCTCGGCTTCCCCGACTCCGGCTGCAAGATCTCCCTCGACGACCCCGGCGTGGACGGCGTCGCGGCCTCACACCTGGTGACCTTCCTCGGGGGCGGCGGCAGCGCGGCATACGACTCCTCCGACCTCGCGGGCACCTCCGGTGGCGCGGGCACGCTGGCCGTGGACTTCACGAAGCTGGACGACCCCGCCACCCACGACCCGCGGCTCGGGATGATCGGCGGCTCCTACGGCGGGCAGATCCAGTTCGCCACTGCTGCAACGGATCCGCGCGTCGACACCTTGGTCCCGTTGATCACCTGGAACGACCTGCGCTACTCCCTGGCGCCCAACAACACGGCGTTCACGACCGGGGTCACCTATGCCGACCAGACGCCCGGCACCGAGAAGGTGGGCTGGACCGGGCTGTTCTTCGGCGTGGGCATCGCCGACGGGATCCAGGGGGCTGCCATCGACCCCGCACGCAACGTCGGCTGCCCCAACTTCGTGCAGGAGGCGTGCCTGGCCAAGGCCACGCTGGACACCGCGGGCTACCCGACGACGGACACGTTCCGGCTCACCGACCGCGTCTCGGTGGGGCACTACCTCGACAAGGTGCACATCCCGGTCTTCCTCATCCAGGGCGAGAACGACACGCTGTTCAACCTGCAGGAGGCCGTCGCCACCTACCGCGGGCTCAAGGCGCGCAAGGTCCCGGTCACCATGGCGTGGCAGTCCTGGGGCCACTCCGGCGGCGCCCACGGCAGCAGCGGCGCCGCGCCGGGCGAGCTCGACCTGAGCGGCCAGCAGATCGAGGGCACCTACCTCGGGCAGCGGATCAAGGACTGGTTCGACCACTACCTCAAGGGCAGCGCGGTCGGCACCGGACCGGAGTTCGCGTATTTCCGCGACTGGGTGAGCTACACCGGCAACGCCGCCCCTGCCTACGCCTCGGCCAGCTCCTACCCGGTCGGCAGCCCGAAGGCGTGGTACCTCTCCGGCTCCGGCGACCTCGTGTCCAGCCGCGCCGCCGTCGCGCCGGGCTCCGTCTCGTGGACGAACCCCGGCGCCGGGGCGTTCGGCTCCTACTCCGAGGTCTCCGGCCTGGAGGGCCAGGTCCCGGCCGGCACGCTGCCGCCGGGCACCACCGCGCCGTTCGACACGCCGGGGACCTTCGGCGCCTGGACGAGCGCTCCGCTGACCACGCCGGCGACCGTCGTCGGCGTGCCCACCCTCGACGTCCGCTTCTCCGCCCCCACCGTTGCCGCCACCCAGTCGGCCGGGCCGGCGGGCCAGCTGCAGGTGTTCGCCAAGCTCTACGACGTGGCGCCCGACGGGAGCAAGACCCTGGTCAACAAGCTGATCAGCCCGGTGCGGGTGGGCGACGTCACGCGCAGCGTCCACATCGAGCTGCCCGGCATCGTCCACCGGGTCGAGACCGGGCACCGGCTGCAGCTGGTGCTGGCCGGCAGTGACGCCGCCTACAAGAACGCGTATGCCGTGCAGCCGGTCACCGTCACCGCCGACCCGCAGGCGCCCGCCGTGCTGCGTATCCCCCTGGTCGGCTGA